A single genomic interval of Pangasianodon hypophthalmus isolate fPanHyp1 chromosome 8, fPanHyp1.pri, whole genome shotgun sequence harbors:
- the LOC128318697 gene encoding coiled-coil domain-containing protein 1-like, whose protein sequence is MKVYIRDEYDEHRDVYDEHRDEYDEHRDEYDEHRDEYDEHRDVCDEPRDVCDEPRDVCDEPRDVCDEPRDVCDEPRDVYDEPGDVCDEHRDEYDEPRDEYDEPGDEYDEPGDVYDEPGDVYDELGDVYDEHRDVYDEPGDVYDELGDECDEHGDVYDEHRDVYDEHGDECDEHGDVYDEHGDVYDEPGDEYDEPGDVYDEPGDVYDELGDVYDEHGDVYDEPGDVYDEHGDMYDEHGDEYDEHGDEYDEHGDECDEPGDECDEPGDECDEPGDECDEHGDECDEPGDVCDEPGDEYDEPVDECDEPVDECDEPGDVCDEPGDEYDEPGDVCDEPVDEYDEHGDEYDEPGDVFDEHGDDYDGRST, encoded by the exons ATGAag gtttatattagggATGAGTATGATGAGCACAGGGATGTGTATGATGAGCACAGGGATGAGTATGATGAGCACAGGGATGAGTATGATGAGCACAGGGATGAGTATGATGAGCACAGGGATGTGTGTGATGAACCCAGGGATGTGTGTGATGAACCCAGGGATGTGTGTGATGAACCCAGGGATGTGTGTGATGAACCCAGGGATGTGTGTGATGAACCCAGGGATGTGTATGATGAGCCCGGggatgtgtgtgatgagcaCAGGGATGAGTATGATGAACCCAGGGATGAGTATGATGAGCCAGGGGATGAGTATGATGAGCCAGGGGATGTGTATGATGAACCCGGGGATGTGTATGATGAGCTCGGGGATGTGTATGATGAGCACAGGGATGTGTATGATGAGCCCGGAGATGTGTATGATGAGCTCGGGGATGAGTGTGATGAGCACGGGGATGTGTATGATGAGCACAGGGATGTGTATGATGAGCACGGGGATGAGTGTGATGAGCACGGGGATGTGTATGATGAGCACGGGGATGTGTATGATGAACCCGGGGATGAGTATGATGAGCCCGGGGATGTGTATGATGAACCCGGGGATGTGTATGATGAGCTCGGGGATGTGTATGATGAGCACGGGGATGTGTATGATGAACCCGGGGATGTGTATGATGAGCACGGGGATATGTATGATGAGCACGGGGATGAGTATGATGAGCACGGGGATGAGTATGATGAGCACGGGGATGAGTGTGATGAGCCCGGGGATGAGTGTGATGAGCCCGGGGATGAGTGTGATGAGCCcggtgatgagtgtgatgagcaCGGGGATGAGTGTGATGAACCCGGGGATGTGTGTGATGAGCCCGGGGATGAGTATGATGAACCCgtggatgagtgtgatgagcccgtggatgagtgtgatgagcCCGGGGATGTGTGTGATGAGCCCGGGGATGAGTATGATGAACCCGGGGATGTGTGTGATGAGCCCGTGGATGAGTATGATGAGCACGGGGATGAGTATGATGAGCCCGGGGATGTGTTTGATGAGCACGGGGATGACTATgatggacgctccacataa